From Hartmannibacter diazotrophicus, a single genomic window includes:
- the tagH gene encoding type VI secretion system-associated FHA domain protein TagH has product MSIRLRIDNFDTLPDGGPLDFTANARGFDFGRQAGLDWALPDPHRYISGIHGEVRYRDGGYWLTDVSRNGTYVNGAQDRVKSPYRLRDGDKLVVGNYVIAVEISEEDSAGDAGGDYVPSVAPPPGSAHHAGDLDWDFAGPEAAQPMPYQPMPYQPMPQPAQHRPMPPPVQPQTPGDALNDHLAFGKPIPSPAAEPASAAAPAAAQGFGWDVSLPPSSKPAGSSAMPSPAIDAAALWDDKSLGRPMSAAPAMPMPARPVPVNPVPVESAAVEPPGRPLPAAPPPAIRPGSAGSANRSGSDFIAVFCQSAGIPPDVFASREPDDVARELGEAFAVMTNRMIALLRARAAAKTVVKSSSRTMVRPTDNNALKFSPDAAFAFKLMFGLESRAYLGLVDSFNEGFSDIEKHEFATFEAMQKALARLLEDVAPDAIEQDVQASTFANKKAKAWELFVSRWEAKSEMGDNGILDAYLAYFRDFYDESNGR; this is encoded by the coding sequence ATGAGCATCAGACTGAGGATCGACAATTTCGACACCTTGCCGGATGGTGGTCCGCTCGACTTCACCGCCAATGCGCGGGGATTCGATTTCGGCCGGCAAGCGGGCCTCGACTGGGCGCTGCCCGATCCTCATCGATACATTTCAGGCATCCACGGCGAGGTGCGCTATCGCGACGGCGGCTACTGGCTGACCGACGTCTCGCGCAACGGCACCTACGTCAATGGCGCGCAGGACCGCGTGAAGAGCCCCTACAGGCTGCGCGACGGCGACAAGCTGGTCGTCGGCAACTACGTCATTGCCGTGGAGATCTCCGAGGAGGACAGCGCCGGAGATGCCGGAGGGGACTATGTTCCCTCGGTGGCTCCACCGCCGGGAAGCGCGCATCATGCGGGCGATCTCGACTGGGATTTTGCAGGTCCGGAAGCGGCGCAACCGATGCCGTATCAGCCGATGCCGTATCAGCCAATGCCACAGCCCGCGCAACATCGGCCCATGCCGCCGCCTGTGCAGCCGCAGACGCCCGGCGACGCCCTGAACGATCATCTGGCCTTCGGCAAGCCGATCCCCTCGCCTGCGGCCGAGCCGGCATCCGCAGCCGCACCTGCCGCCGCCCAGGGGTTTGGATGGGATGTCTCACTGCCGCCATCCTCAAAGCCTGCCGGGTCATCGGCAATGCCTTCGCCGGCGATCGACGCAGCGGCGCTTTGGGATGACAAGTCGCTCGGCAGGCCGATGTCCGCGGCGCCGGCCATGCCGATGCCGGCCCGTCCTGTCCCGGTCAATCCCGTGCCTGTGGAGTCGGCCGCGGTCGAGCCCCCCGGGCGGCCCCTGCCCGCCGCGCCGCCGCCGGCGATACGACCGGGATCAGCCGGTTCCGCGAACCGCTCCGGCTCGGATTTCATCGCGGTCTTTTGCCAGAGCGCCGGAATTCCTCCCGACGTCTTTGCATCGCGCGAGCCCGACGACGTCGCCAGAGAACTGGGCGAGGCCTTCGCGGTGATGACCAACCGCATGATCGCGCTGCTGCGCGCCCGCGCGGCGGCAAAGACCGTGGTCAAGAGTTCGTCGCGGACCATGGTGCGGCCGACCGACAACAATGCGCTCAAGTTCTCGCCGGACGCGGCCTTTGCGTTCAAGCTGATGTTCGGGCTGGAGTCGCGTGCCTATCTCGGCCTCGTCGACAGCTTCAACGAAGGCTTCTCCGATATCGAGAAGCACGAGTTCGCCACCTTCGAGGCGATGCAGAAGGCGCTTGCCCGGTTGCTGGAAGATGTGGCGCCGGACGCGATCGAGCAGGACGTGCAGGCCTCGACCTTCGCCAACAAGAAGGCCAAGGCGTGGGAGCTTTTCGTCAGCCGATGGGAAGCCAAGAGCGAAATGGGCGACAACGGCATCCTCGATGCCTATCTCGCCTACTTCCGCGACTTCTATGACGAGTCGAACGGCCGTTGA
- the tagF gene encoding type VI secretion system-associated protein TagF: protein MAIGLFGKLPVKRDFIAINIPQPILEPWEKWLQQAVAASRHQLGNAWQDLYLTMPIWRFRLGRKVLGSAACGAIMPSVDGVGRFFPLSLLALGEGEQEFALPMADRADDWFEAAEAAMLTALDQEAPAGGEAILSGIPSLPPLAPAWPQLADLDQQSVRGALLAEGEDVEEVLMRLTRADHLEASAARSYWWSSGGDRFGAMAFCCSGLPDPYGFVSMMNGTGQSED, encoded by the coding sequence ATGGCGATCGGGCTCTTCGGCAAGCTGCCCGTCAAGCGGGACTTCATTGCCATCAATATTCCGCAGCCGATCCTGGAGCCCTGGGAGAAGTGGCTGCAGCAGGCTGTGGCCGCGAGCCGGCACCAGCTCGGCAATGCCTGGCAGGACCTCTATCTCACCATGCCGATCTGGCGCTTCCGTCTGGGCCGCAAGGTGCTGGGCTCGGCCGCATGCGGCGCGATCATGCCCTCCGTCGACGGCGTCGGCCGCTTCTTTCCGCTTTCGCTTCTTGCCCTTGGCGAAGGCGAACAGGAGTTCGCGCTTCCGATGGCGGACCGGGCCGACGACTGGTTCGAAGCCGCCGAGGCGGCGATGCTGACGGCCCTCGATCAGGAGGCTCCGGCGGGCGGCGAGGCCATTCTGTCCGGCATTCCGTCGCTGCCGCCTCTTGCGCCGGCCTGGCCGCAACTGGCCGATCTCGATCAGCAGTCGGTGCGGGGTGCCCTGCTCGCCGAGGGCGAGGACGTTGAGGAGGTGTTGATGCGCCTGACGCGCGCCGATCATCTTGAGGCCAGCGCCGCGCGGAGCTATTGGTGGAGCAGCGGAGGCGACAGATTTGGGGCGATGGCGTTCTGCTGCAGCGGGCTGCCCGACCCCTATGGCTTCGTCAGCATGATGAACGGAACGGGCCAAAGCGAAGACTGA
- the tssM gene encoding type VI secretion system membrane subunit TssM has product MKKWLKPLMIVLGLVAFAAVVWFAGPFIGFGEAHPFESVLVRSLVIAVAVFLIGGLYAYGWWKRRKAAQALEEAVAEPVDSEGDMLAGRMNDALTTLKQASGKRGYLYELPWYVIIGPPGAGKTTALVNSGLKFPLRTGSGPMAIEGVGGTRYCDWWFTDEAVLIDTAGRYTTQDSDASRDAKGWLSFLRLLKRNRPKQPINGAIVAISLKDLMTLSNSEIAEHANAIRKRLLELHSELKVDFPVYALFTMADLVPGFMEYFGNFSESRRRKVWGATFQGEDRKRNRVGEVASEFDALVHRLTEELTDRLQEEADPAARAAIFGFPSQFAALREKVAGFLAEIFEPNRYQTNAALRGFYFSSGTQEGTPIDQLLGRMATELNMTSAHQRAMSSKGRSFFLHDLMRSVIFEESGLVSSDRSAVRRSMLLHNGALALVALLTAGMVGLWWWSFSSNRALIDNVDVAANDFRAAAEDDLSQTTVSDGDLGNIPDLLNRLATFPVGYHNRMWPPVGETFGLSQRADLEASATSSYHKALERLLRSRLVLRLERQIGDNIDNPNFLYEALKVYLMLVGSPDVPKVDDKLIIAWMQRDWEESVLPGAANAGVRKQLLQNLADMLELGATRPATLQPHADLVAAARQTLRRLSLAERAYALLKSQSLAAPIDDWSLVDKGGPDTSLVFETVDGSDIGQLQVPRLFTYSGFHDYFLTEMADVGQSILDDQWVVGDYGEQQAVFDRQKNRLGRDILDIYGKEFIAAWQAVLQNLRLRSLTADKPLYQTLNAVSSVTSPLRSLVESVSQETKLNVERPVPADITGEAKAALEEQALSRVYGLKRIGLDLALKAKSNLRAGASGEPVYVPGADIQAYFDPFHRLVDGDIGQRPIDVLISNLKDVNNMMMTAANAPASQAALAAGNLQTQVGGLRQTAPKLPEPLKSMINSAAREFEGDATRTSINDLNQALTRDVTQACRRVEKLYPFNSSSGGEISFAEFARLFGPNGAFDQFFNEHLAVFADLSGKDWAWRSDDPIASQLSPKAIRQFQQASEIRDAFFSGGSQTPAVPLVISAGKMSDDINMAVLTVDGLQAIAMHLNNAPTNVIWPAPGSNNVAGVHLEPQLPGRTNDVFARQGPWAFMRLVQSARVSQVTASDMVVRFIVGGRQVSYRVNVGSSVNPFTLRALKTFSCPTGF; this is encoded by the coding sequence ATGAAGAAGTGGCTGAAACCATTGATGATTGTGCTGGGGCTTGTCGCCTTTGCCGCAGTCGTCTGGTTCGCCGGTCCTTTCATCGGATTCGGAGAGGCGCATCCTTTCGAGTCCGTCCTGGTCCGTTCGCTGGTCATTGCCGTCGCCGTTTTTCTTATCGGCGGGCTTTATGCCTATGGCTGGTGGAAGCGGCGCAAGGCAGCGCAGGCGCTCGAAGAGGCCGTTGCCGAGCCGGTCGACAGCGAAGGCGACATGCTGGCCGGGCGGATGAACGACGCGCTTACCACCTTGAAGCAGGCGAGCGGCAAGCGCGGCTATCTCTACGAACTGCCCTGGTATGTCATCATCGGTCCGCCGGGCGCCGGCAAGACCACCGCCCTCGTCAATTCCGGCTTGAAGTTTCCGCTGCGCACCGGTTCCGGACCGATGGCCATCGAGGGCGTCGGCGGCACGCGCTACTGCGACTGGTGGTTTACGGACGAGGCGGTGCTAATCGATACGGCGGGCCGCTATACGACGCAGGATTCCGATGCCTCCCGCGATGCCAAGGGGTGGCTCTCCTTCCTTCGCCTCCTGAAGCGCAACCGCCCCAAGCAGCCGATCAACGGCGCGATCGTCGCGATCAGCCTGAAAGACCTGATGACGCTGAGCAACAGCGAGATCGCCGAGCATGCCAACGCCATCCGCAAGCGTCTACTGGAGCTGCACTCGGAGTTGAAGGTCGATTTTCCGGTCTATGCGCTGTTTACGATGGCCGACCTCGTGCCCGGCTTCATGGAGTATTTCGGCAATTTCAGCGAGAGCCGCCGGCGCAAGGTCTGGGGCGCGACATTCCAGGGCGAGGACCGGAAGCGGAACCGGGTCGGCGAGGTGGCCAGCGAATTCGACGCGCTCGTCCACCGGCTGACGGAAGAACTGACCGACCGCCTGCAGGAAGAGGCGGATCCGGCCGCCCGGGCTGCGATCTTCGGCTTCCCCTCCCAGTTCGCGGCGCTGCGCGAGAAGGTCGCCGGCTTTCTCGCCGAGATCTTCGAGCCGAACCGCTACCAGACCAATGCGGCCCTGCGCGGATTCTATTTTTCGTCCGGCACGCAGGAAGGCACGCCGATCGACCAGCTTCTGGGGCGCATGGCGACCGAACTCAACATGACCAGCGCCCATCAGCGGGCGATGTCGTCCAAGGGCCGAAGCTTCTTCCTCCACGATCTGATGCGCAGCGTGATTTTCGAGGAATCCGGCCTCGTCTCGTCGGACAGATCCGCCGTCAGGCGATCGATGCTGCTGCACAACGGCGCGCTGGCTCTTGTCGCGCTCCTGACCGCCGGCATGGTCGGCCTGTGGTGGTGGAGCTTTTCCTCCAACCGCGCCCTCATCGACAATGTCGACGTCGCGGCCAATGATTTCCGCGCGGCAGCGGAAGACGACCTCTCCCAGACGACCGTTTCCGACGGCGATCTCGGCAATATCCCGGATCTGCTCAATCGTCTCGCCACCTTCCCGGTCGGCTATCACAATCGCATGTGGCCTCCCGTTGGGGAGACGTTCGGCCTCAGTCAGCGCGCCGATCTGGAGGCCTCCGCCACCAGCAGCTACCACAAGGCGCTCGAGCGGCTGTTGCGGTCGCGCCTCGTGCTGCGGTTGGAGCGGCAGATCGGCGACAATATCGACAACCCGAATTTTCTCTACGAGGCGCTCAAGGTCTACCTGATGCTTGTTGGCAGTCCCGATGTGCCAAAGGTGGACGACAAGCTGATCATCGCCTGGATGCAGCGGGACTGGGAAGAGTCTGTCTTGCCCGGCGCGGCGAATGCCGGCGTGCGAAAGCAGCTTCTGCAAAATCTTGCCGATATGCTGGAGCTTGGCGCCACGCGGCCGGCGACGCTGCAGCCGCATGCCGATCTCGTGGCGGCGGCGCGCCAGACGCTGAGGCGGCTGAGCCTTGCCGAGCGGGCCTATGCGCTGCTGAAATCCCAGTCTCTCGCCGCGCCGATCGACGATTGGTCGCTGGTCGACAAGGGCGGTCCGGATACGTCCCTCGTCTTCGAGACCGTCGACGGATCCGACATCGGCCAGCTTCAGGTGCCCCGCCTCTTCACCTATTCCGGCTTCCACGACTATTTCCTCACCGAGATGGCGGATGTCGGACAGAGCATTCTCGACGACCAGTGGGTCGTCGGCGACTACGGCGAACAGCAAGCGGTCTTCGATCGCCAGAAGAACCGGCTTGGACGGGATATCCTCGACATCTACGGCAAGGAGTTCATTGCCGCGTGGCAGGCCGTGCTGCAGAATCTTCGGTTGCGGTCCCTGACGGCGGACAAGCCGCTCTATCAGACGCTGAACGCTGTCTCGTCGGTCACGTCGCCGCTTCGCTCGCTGGTGGAATCGGTCTCGCAGGAGACAAAGCTCAACGTCGAACGTCCGGTGCCCGCCGACATCACCGGTGAGGCCAAGGCGGCGCTGGAAGAACAGGCCCTCAGCAGGGTCTACGGGCTGAAGCGTATCGGTCTCGACCTTGCGCTCAAGGCCAAGTCCAACCTGCGTGCGGGGGCCAGCGGCGAGCCCGTCTATGTGCCCGGCGCCGACATCCAGGCCTATTTCGATCCGTTCCACCGTCTGGTGGACGGCGATATCGGCCAGCGGCCCATCGATGTCCTGATCAGCAATCTCAAGGACGTCAACAACATGATGATGACCGCCGCGAACGCGCCGGCCTCCCAGGCCGCGCTCGCCGCCGGAAATCTCCAGACCCAGGTCGGCGGTCTCCGCCAGACCGCGCCGAAATTGCCGGAGCCGTTGAAGTCGATGATCAATTCCGCGGCCCGGGAATTCGAGGGCGATGCGACACGGACGTCGATCAACGATCTCAACCAGGCGCTGACGCGGGATGTGACGCAGGCCTGCCGGCGGGTGGAAAAGCTCTATCCCTTCAATTCGAGCAGCGGCGGAGAAATCTCCTTCGCCGAGTTCGCCCGCCTTTTCGGGCCCAACGGCGCGTTCGACCAGTTTTTCAACGAGCACCTTGCCGTGTTCGCCGACCTTTCGGGGAAGGACTGGGCCTGGCGCTCCGACGATCCGATCGCAAGCCAGCTGTCGCCGAAGGCTATCCGGCAGTTCCAGCAGGCGTCGGAAATCCGCGATGCCTTCTTCAGCGGCGGCAGCCAGACACCGGCCGTTCCGCTCGTGATCAGTGCGGGCAAGATGAGCGACGACATCAACATGGCGGTGCTGACCGTCGACGGTCTCCAGGCCATCGCGATGCATCTCAACAATGCGCCGACCAACGTCATCTGGCCGGCGCCGGGCAGCAACAATGTCGCCGGCGTGCATCTGGAGCCGCAACTGCCGGGCCGGACGAACGACGTCTTCGCACGGCAAGGGCCATGGGCCTTCATGCGGCTCGTGCAGTCGGCGCGGGTGTCGCAAGTGACCGCCTCCGACATGGTCGTGCGCTTCATCGTCGGCGGTCGCCAGGTGTCCTACCGCGTCAACGTGGGCTCGTCGGTCAATCCCTTCACGCTGCGTGCGCTGAAGACGTTCAGCTGCCCGACGGGGTTTTAG
- the tssL gene encoding type VI secretion system protein TssL, long form, with amino-acid sequence MSKQDDPFSSKSNRTVIIPNPGGLKPPGAPGGRSAGAPSSAPPPERRPLFRPLDFSDKGAPQPDAQPPSPAAPSMPADEAWMQPQVRAATPEPARASAPVPPAERIPLQAVIRAINPDISAANPMLAAAGPLLSLLGRLPLMIFDLQLDPLMNHVGHAIESFDQRVAASGYSQEQAKIGKYALCALADDIVQNMPADGRQAWMQFSMEARYFGTRNSGVGFFEHLKRLRVNPSSNYDLLELMHACLSLGFQGQYRRSGRGQAELEAVRSDVYQALRHLKARDDGDISPRWRGLTLKAGQSETRIPLWVAASLAGVVLVSTFFLFRFLLDDDSRALAADLKQLVPDGQVTIQRDAITPAVEEVTPIAPPTPPIPTQLERIRAGLAKEIDAGEMTVDLDRGQIVINVNNVLLFAGGKSDVRPEFLPLAERIGAALDKEPGEILIIGHTDNVPVRPTARYKSNLDLSRMRAESVKQVLEAKISDPSRIKIEGRGDLEPVADNSTPEGRAQNRRVEVRIPREESLR; translated from the coding sequence ATGAGCAAGCAGGACGACCCGTTCTCTTCGAAGAGCAATCGTACCGTCATCATCCCCAATCCAGGTGGATTGAAGCCGCCGGGCGCTCCGGGAGGTAGGTCTGCGGGGGCGCCGTCGTCCGCGCCGCCGCCGGAACGGCGTCCCCTGTTCCGGCCTCTGGACTTTTCCGACAAGGGCGCTCCGCAGCCGGACGCGCAGCCGCCCTCCCCGGCAGCCCCGTCAATGCCGGCGGACGAAGCCTGGATGCAGCCGCAGGTTCGGGCCGCCACACCCGAGCCTGCGCGCGCCAGCGCACCGGTGCCGCCCGCCGAGCGGATCCCGCTGCAAGCCGTCATCCGCGCCATCAATCCCGATATTTCCGCTGCCAACCCGATGCTCGCAGCGGCCGGTCCACTTCTTTCGCTGCTCGGCCGCCTGCCCCTGATGATCTTCGATCTGCAGCTCGACCCGCTGATGAACCACGTCGGTCATGCGATCGAATCCTTCGACCAGCGGGTCGCCGCCTCGGGGTATTCGCAGGAGCAGGCGAAGATCGGCAAATACGCCTTGTGTGCACTCGCCGACGACATTGTCCAGAACATGCCTGCCGATGGCCGTCAGGCATGGATGCAGTTCAGCATGGAGGCGCGCTATTTCGGCACGCGTAACAGCGGCGTCGGGTTCTTCGAGCATCTGAAGCGGCTGCGCGTCAATCCGTCGAGCAATTACGACCTGCTGGAGTTGATGCACGCCTGCCTGTCGCTCGGCTTCCAGGGACAGTATCGCCGGTCGGGCCGCGGGCAAGCGGAACTGGAGGCCGTTCGCAGCGACGTCTATCAGGCGCTGCGACACCTCAAGGCCCGCGACGACGGCGACATTTCTCCGCGCTGGCGCGGTCTCACCCTGAAGGCGGGACAGAGCGAGACGCGGATTCCGCTTTGGGTGGCGGCAAGCCTTGCCGGCGTTGTTCTCGTCTCGACCTTCTTCCTGTTCCGCTTTCTGCTGGACGACGACAGTCGGGCGCTCGCGGCGGATCTGAAGCAACTCGTTCCGGACGGGCAAGTCACCATCCAGCGCGATGCGATCACGCCGGCTGTCGAAGAGGTGACGCCCATCGCTCCGCCAACGCCGCCAATCCCGACGCAGCTTGAACGCATCCGAGCGGGACTTGCCAAGGAAATCGATGCCGGCGAGATGACGGTCGACCTGGACCGGGGCCAGATCGTCATCAACGTCAACAACGTCCTGCTCTTTGCCGGCGGCAAGTCCGACGTGCGTCCCGAATTCCTGCCTCTTGCCGAGCGGATCGGCGCGGCGCTCGACAAGGAACCGGGCGAAATCCTGATCATCGGCCACACGGACAATGTCCCGGTCCGGCCAACGGCTCGCTACAAGTCCAACCTGGACCTCTCACGGATGCGGGCCGAGTCTGTCAAACAGGTCCTGGAAGCGAAGATTTCCGATCCCTCGCGCATCAAGATCGAGGGCCGAGGCGATCTGGAACCGGTCGCCGACAATTCGACACCCGAAGGGCGGGCCCAGAACAGGCGTGTCGAAGTCAGAATTCCGCGCGAGGAATCGTTGCGCTGA
- the tssK gene encoding type VI secretion system baseplate subunit TssK, producing MSWYSKVVWSEGLFLRQHHLQQNDRYLEHQIDLRTRQMSPYPWGFAEISYDRDLAQQNKFALRSASGIFQDGTPFDLPSTSPLPEPIDIPEGADQLTVYLTLPVASANMREIDMAESLHGSRYVRDVEPLIDSASQMQVEETIEVAHPRLAYDLRKSPKPGFHCLAVARIIDVRDNTFLTDDRFAPPMLACHGHPVVSGWIERVIGWVDVRLQELSRYAADASSGGGLQTFDYFMLQLLNRQINVLKHLRRSKYVHPEQLYVELLGLAGELATFTTSRLAAEYPPYDHDNLLQTFEPLLSDIQRFLSIDVGRAIRLDLTQMAANAYVAQVVDRSLFANATFVLEVSANMPLRDIQMQIPDLCKVGPKSRMREIVLSNLPGIQLVQMPTPPRQIRVLTNHVYFYLDKSSPLWPEFSAAASIGIHFSGEWPNLELDLWAILEEQR from the coding sequence ATGTCCTGGTACAGCAAGGTTGTCTGGTCGGAGGGATTGTTTCTTCGGCAGCATCATCTCCAGCAGAACGACCGTTACCTCGAGCATCAGATCGACTTGCGGACACGGCAGATGTCCCCCTACCCGTGGGGCTTCGCCGAGATCAGCTATGACCGCGACCTTGCCCAGCAGAACAAGTTCGCGCTGAGGAGCGCCAGTGGCATTTTTCAGGACGGCACGCCGTTCGACCTTCCCTCTACCTCTCCCCTTCCCGAGCCGATCGACATTCCCGAAGGCGCCGATCAGCTGACGGTCTACCTGACCTTGCCGGTGGCGAGCGCGAACATGCGCGAGATCGACATGGCGGAATCGCTGCACGGCAGCCGCTATGTCCGCGATGTGGAGCCTCTCATCGATTCGGCCTCGCAGATGCAGGTCGAGGAGACCATCGAAGTCGCTCATCCGCGGCTGGCCTACGACCTGCGCAAGTCGCCCAAACCCGGCTTCCATTGCCTTGCCGTGGCGCGCATCATCGACGTTCGCGACAATACGTTCCTGACCGACGACCGTTTCGCGCCGCCGATGCTGGCCTGCCACGGGCATCCGGTCGTCTCCGGCTGGATCGAGCGCGTGATCGGCTGGGTCGACGTGCGACTGCAGGAACTCTCGCGCTATGCGGCCGATGCCAGTTCCGGCGGCGGCCTGCAGACCTTCGACTATTTCATGCTGCAGTTGCTCAATCGGCAGATCAACGTGCTGAAGCACCTGAGGCGATCGAAATACGTCCATCCGGAACAGCTCTACGTCGAGCTGCTCGGTCTGGCCGGCGAGCTTGCGACCTTCACGACATCGCGCCTTGCGGCGGAATATCCGCCCTACGACCACGACAACCTGCTGCAGACCTTCGAGCCGCTGCTGTCCGATATCCAGCGTTTCCTCAGCATCGACGTCGGCCGGGCCATCCGCCTCGACCTCACGCAGATGGCGGCGAACGCCTATGTGGCCCAGGTCGTGGATCGCAGCCTCTTCGCCAACGCGACCTTCGTCCTCGAGGTTTCGGCGAACATGCCGCTGCGCGACATCCAGATGCAGATACCGGATCTGTGCAAGGTCGGCCCCAAGAGCCGGATGCGCGAGATCGTCCTTTCGAACCTGCCCGGCATCCAGCTCGTCCAGATGCCAACGCCGCCGCGGCAGATCCGCGTGCTGACCAACCATGTCTACTTCTACCTCGACAAATCGTCCCCGCTCTGGCCCGAATTCAGTGCGGCCGCGAGCATCGGAATACATTTCTCTGGAGAATGGCCGAACCTTGAACTCGACTTGTGGGCCATCTTGGAAGAACAGCGATGA